Below is a window of Candidatus Saganbacteria bacterium DNA.
CCCTGAATTTGCCAGAGCGGCAATTCTTGCAGAATGACGTCGAGAGAATATGTGCCTGCTTTCATAAGAAGCCGGGATTATCTTAGGTAAAATTGATGTTTTATTCATGTGTTTGCATTCCTAATTGTTATCGAACACGTTTTTGGGAAATTTCATTAAATCGTTCCGTTTGACAATTACCCGGGTTAATATATAATAATTTAAGAAGAAAAATTAAAAATGCCCACAGAAATTGAAATAAATGCGGAAAATACCGCAGGTTGTTTTCAGGCTGACAACCAATACCAGATGATCCAGGCCGAAAAGATGGACATTATCGGCAAGCTGGCAGGTAATGTCGCGCATGAGGTTAAAAATCCCCTTGAGATCGTGATGCTGGGCATCGAGTATCTGCAGAAAGTGATGAAAAATGACGGGCCTAAAAATCTGGGCATATTAAATAAAATGAAGGACGCTGTGCTCAGGGTGGATTCTTCCGTGCGCAACCTTCTTGATTTCTCAAGGATAACAAATGTGGATTTTATGGACTGCAATATCGAAAACATCATTGAAGCCTCCCTCGATCTGGTCAGCAAGCAGTTGTCTTTGAATAACATAGTTTTGGTCAAAGAATTCAAATGCAAGCATCCGGTCGTAAGGGCGGATGAGAACCGTCTGAAGCAGGTCTTTATCACGCTTTTTTTGAATTCGATCAATGTCATGTCTGGGGGCGGTACTTTGTCGGTAAGGATCAGGAATAGTAAGTTCGGCGATATCAAACATGAGACCATTGAAAAAGCGGCGCGGCTTTTTGACCCCGAAAAGACCGCCGTTGTCTGCGAAGTGGAAGATACCGGCAAAGGGATACCGCAGGATAAATTAGGCAGGGTGTTCGATCCTTTCTTCTCGAATAAACACCTTGATGAAGGTTTAAGCCTGGGGACCGCAAAATGCATCGTTGACGGCCACGGCGGCTTGATCGGCCTGGAAACCGAAGAGGGCAAGGGAACGAAACTGACGATCGTCCTTCCCGCACATCTAGGTTCAAAAAATACAGTCTGAAAAGGAGGAAGACATGAAAGCAATAAAGTTATTGTTTGTCGATGACGAGGTGGCGCTAGTCCAGATGATAAAGATTAATCTCGAGGCAATCAAGAAATATAAAGTAAAAACGGAATCCAACAGCCAGAATGCCCTGTCGGCGGCAAAAAGGTTCAAACCTGATTTTATTTTTCTGGATATAATGATGCCTGTTCTTGACGGCTACGGGGTGCTTAAACTTTTAAAAGAGGACCGCGAGACCCGGTCGATCCCCGTTATCATGCTTTCAGCCGTCACTACCGACGATGCCAAGATCAGATCTGCAGGCCTTTTTGACGAATATTATCTTGAGAAACCGGTCTCCACAGAGACGATAGAAGCCGTGATCGAAAAGATAATGAGCAGAAAATCGGGATCGGCAAATAAGCCCTGAAAATAATCCGTCGCATTAGGGCGATTATTCGTTGTTCTTCTTTTGTTTCAACACCCCCATGTTTGTTGTATAATATCCTCAAGGAGGATCTAAATAATGAAATTCTTGAAATGGCTTTTTATCGATCTTGCTGTTATCGTCCTCGCTGTTCTGGCATTTCTTTATTATATGGGGGCTTTCAGTGACCCGATAATATCGCAACGGGAGTTCGGTCCGTACACGTTCGTTTACGAAAACTTTATAGGACCTTACAACCAGGCCGGTAAAGTAATAGATAAACTCTGTTGGTCGCTGAAGCTGGACGGGTTCAGTACCGTGAACGCTATCGGCATCTATTATGACGATCCGTCAAAGGTCAGCAAGGATAAGTTAAGGAGCAATTTGGGCTGCGTGCTGGAAGCCAAGGATATCAAGAGGTTCATTCCGTTAAAGAAAAAATATAAGACCTGGACCATTAAGAAAAAACAATGCGTCATCGCGGAATTCCCGTTCAAGAATTTTCTTTCATATATGATCGCTCCCATGAAAGCCTATCCCGTTCTGATGAAATATGTCTCGGCAGAAGGATATAAACCCTCGGCTCCTATCGAGTTCTATGATATGAAGAACGGAAAGATACTCTTTATTATGGAGTCAATAAAGCGGAAATAAAAAAGGTTTTTCTTTGCAAATCCTTGACATATTCTGTATAATCATTGAAAAGCCCGGTATTTTTGAAAGGAGAATCATATGAAGATAGGTTCAAGGGAAGTTTTTGACTGCCTCGAAGTAGCTTTTGACCTGAAGAAAGTCCTGTTCGTGTTCCTGGGAGCCGCGGCCGCGTTCCTTGGCGCCATGCTTTTGTTGTGGCTTGGCAATATCCCGAAGAATTTCGCCCTGGCGGTCATTCTGCAGGTCATCGCCGCCATATATTTTTACATTGTTATGATCGGTGTTTGCGGCGGGACAAGCATTATGGTTTATAAGGAGCTCACGACCGGCGAGAAACTTTCCGTTAAGGACGCGATGTCCTTTTCAACTAAAAATCTTTTGGCGCTGGCCCTGTCCCCTGTCGTCTGGCTCGCCGTTTCCGCAGTGGTCCTGCTGGCCGAATATGCGGTATTCATGATCGGTAAATTCAGCGCGGGCCAGATAATCCTGTCACTTTTGACCGTTCCTGTCATTTTATTGAACGCTTTCCTGCTCCTGTTCCTGCTGTTCGGCACATTGCTGCTTTTTGAAATAATCGCGGTCGACGGCGCGTCGGCTCTTTCCGCTGTCGGGAAGCTATACGCCCTTACAAAAAAAGCGCCTCTCCAGATACTGATGTGCCTGGTACCGGTATCGATAGTCGGGGTGCTGGCAGGCGCTTTCGCATTCACCATATTTCTCGGGTCGAATATCATAAGCCTCGTTATTTTCGGTTCGGCATCCGGACTTTTTGCCGCGATGGCCGCGGTAGAGATACCGTCCTTTTCCCCCGCGACACAGGCGGCATGGGCCATCTTCTCATTTTTTGTCTCGATACTGTCCGGACTGATCATCTCTTATCTTTTTGTATTCCTTAAGACTTCCTGCGTTTCTATCTACATGAGCGTGAAAGAGCGTATCAAGTAGTAGCGGATGCGCTCGTAGCTTAACGGATAAAGCGTTCGCCTACGAAGCGAAAGATTGAGAGTTCAATTCTCTCCGAGCGCAGTTTTTATATTTTGTGATGCCGCTATTTTGGATTTTGTTTGAGTGGTTTGAGTGTCGGATAAAAAGGTTCGATATCTTCTTCTTCCCCGGCCGGCTCGATCTGCTTCAATTTCAAAACAGGGGGTTCGACGACATGAGTTTCGGGCTTTGGCTCAGGCGAAAATCCTATAGAAAAGTAATGCGTCGTGTTGTCCGAAATATCCCCGTACCTGTGATAAGCGTAATCGAACGAGAAAGGCGCTAATTTGAATCCCACGCCGAACGTCATGTTCGTCTCTGTACCCATTCCGGACGTGTCCGCAGCGGCCTGCTGGTCAAGCCCTGCTCTTATCGCGAGGTATTTGTTCATCTTCCATTCAAGCCCGGTATGGAAAAGCGCCGGATAATTGTCCTGGTCCATGTTCTTTTCCGCGTCAAGAAGCACCGTAAGGTCCCACGTTGAATATTTTTTTATCGCGCTCTCTCCCAGCACGCGCACTGCAAGACCTCCTTTAAAGTACGCCGGTATCCCTTCGGCGACCCCGTTCTTTTTCCAGATAAATCTGCCCCCCATGCTGGAAGGGATCACATTTGTCACAACTAAACCTATATCAAGCCATTTTCGCGCCTTCAGCTTGAGGCCGATATCCATATCGAGGCCCGTGCCGCTGGCCCCGTCAAGCGCTCCGGACGACTGTGAAAAATACTGGGTAAAATATTTGAGGGTCGCTCCGAAAGAGACGTTCTTTAATTTTTCGCTCCTGAAAAGCGAGCTCAGTCTGTTGGCGTATGACAGAAGGAATACGTTCGATGAAAAATCTGTCGTCGAATAGACCTCGGGCCTGTCGACCCCGCCCGAACTTGTCCATCTTGTGAGAGGGATCGAGCTTATCCCCGAAGACACAAAGCCCGCTCCGAGATATCCTGCCGGGACCGGTATCGCACAGCCGATGACAGTATAATTCACATCACCTATCAACGCGGCACGCATCGAAGTAAAATCAAAACCTTTGATCTGGGTCAGGCCGGAGGGGTTTAAAAATATCGCGGCCGCGTCATCCGCAAGACCGATGTATGCTTTGCCCATCGCAAGCGACCTCGCGCCCACGCCGATTATTGAAGGGTCCACCATCGAAGCCGCAAGCGCAGGGCCCGTGGCAAGCATCATAAAAAGGACGGCTGCCGCCGCTGAATTTTTTAAAGATATTCTCACAAGATATATTGTAGTCTTTCAGTTCCATATAAGTCAAGATAAACCTGCCGGGACGCGGTTTTCAATAAAAAGCTTTCCAAAAAATATCAGGCGTTATATAATAAAATAACTGAAATTTTGGAAAAATACAGCGGATAGTTAATGGGGAGAAAAATATGGGCATGACCGCCGGTCAAAACATGTTCTTGGATATTTCACTGAATATAAATCTGATGCTGAACCCCCGCATGCTGCAGATGCTGAACGTTCTGAACCTTCCGTATGCCGAGCTCGTAGAAAAGATCAAAACGGAAGCCGAAGAAAATCCGCTTATCGAAATCGAACGCAGGGACGCGATGATAGAATACCTGAGATACCACAGCAGCACGCCCCTGAAAGAGACCCCTTCCGGCCTTCCGGAAGAAGGAAGCGAGGCCGGTTTTGAGCATTACATACAAAAGGGCGTCGAACTTGTGCCCCATCTCATGTCGCAGGCCGGACTGCTCGATATTTCCGAAAAGGAAAAAGAGATCGTGACCGAACTTATAAAGCATCTCGACATCAACGGCTATATCAGGGACTGGGAAAGCGTTTCACCGGCCGTTATGAGCGCTCTCGGCGCCGCGGAAAAAGAGATCGAAGAAGCGCTCGGCCTTTTGCAAGGCCTTGAGCCTGACGGCATCGGCGCGAGAGACCTGAAAGAATGCCTTCTGATCCAGATCAGCGAATATGATTTTGAAGACGAGACCCTGGTAAAGCTGCTTAAGAAAGCCGTTTCCTCCCATCTGGACGAGATCGCTTCCAGAGACCTGGCCGCTATCTCAAAGTCGCTTGACATAACCGAAGAAGGGGCGCTCCAGATATGCGATTTCATAAAGAACAACCTGACCCCTTATCCTGGAGCCGCGTTCTCTTCATCCGCGACCCCGGCCATTCCGTCATTTTCCGTAAAAAAAGAAGGGCCGGAAATAAAACTGGTGAACCTTGAGACCAGATACGGGCCTGTCATCAAGCTGAGCCCTCAGTACCTGAAGATGCTTAAGGACCCCGGGACCGACGCGGCGACCGTCTCGTTCATCAAGGAAAAGATAGACAAGGCCAACGAGCTCATCGAGCAGCTTGCAAAGCGCGGCGAAACGCTTGAAAAGATCGCTGTAGAGATCACCGAAAAACAAAAGGATTATCTTTTCGGAAAGTCCGCTCACCCGGCCCCTCTGCTTCAAAAAAGCATCTCGGCAAAGTTCGGCATCCATCCCTCGACCGTCAGCAGGGCCGTTTCCGAAAAATATATCGAGACGCCGAAAGGCGTGATCAGCCTTAAGTCCCTTTGCCCGAAAGAGATACTGGGGACGACCACCAATTCTCTCAGGGAAAAGGTACTTCAATTGATCTCAGCAGAGGACAATAAGGCCCCGTTGTCGGACTCCGACATACAAAGGCTGCTTTCAGCCCGGGGCTTTGACATAAAAAGAAGGACCGTGACCGATTACAGGAAAAAACTTTCCATCGGCACGGTCGCAGAGCGTAAGAAAGGCAAGCCGTGAACAAGCCTAAAATACTGATAATCGACGACGATAAGAACCTGAGGGCTTCCATGAAGATGGCATTGAAGGATTCTTATGATGTGTCCGAAGCCGAAAGCGGCGAGACAGGGCTTCAAAAGATCGTCAGGGAAAGTGTCGATCTTGTGCTTCTCGACCTGCGTCTGCCCGGCACGAACGGGCTCAAGGTCCTGCAGGAGATCAAGAAGATCGACGAGACGATGAACGTAATAATGATAACCGCGGACAACACCGTCAAAAAGGCCGTTGATGCGATGAAACACGGCGCGTATGATTACATCACAAAACCGTTCGATCTTGAAGAACTGTCCCTGCTGGTCGCAAAAGCTCTTGAAAAAATATCCATACAAAAAGAGAACCTCATCCTCAGGCAGTCTATCGGTCCCTTGAAAGACCGGATGATCGGCAACAGCCGGAAGATAAAGGAACTTTTTTCGCTGATCGACGATATCGCCGGCAGCTCCGCGACAGTACTGATCCAGGGTGAGACCGGAGTGGGCAAAGAGCTCGTCGCGCGCCAGATCCACAAAAGATCCGGCCGCTCCGCCAAATTGTTCATCACGGTCAACTGCTCCGCTATTCCGGATAACCTCATAGAATCCGAACTTTTCGGCCACGAAAAAGGCTCGTTCACGGGAGCTTTCGAACGCCACCTGGGAAAATTTGAGATGGCCGACGGCGGGACGATATTCCTTGACGAGGTAGCGACCCTCGCTCCCAACATGCAGGCCAAACTGCTCCGGGTACTTCAGGAAAAGACGATCGAGCGCGTCGGTTCCGAAAGGCCTATAGATATTGACGCGAGGATAATCTCGGCCACCAATATTGACCTGAAAAAAGTCGTCGCAGAGGGCAAGTTCAGGGAGGACCTTTTTTACAGGCTGAACGTGATCCCTGTCATTGTCCCTCCCCTGCGCGAAAGAAAAGATGACATAGGCCTTCTGGCGGCGCATTTCATAAAGAAATACGCCGTAATGCTTAACAAGAACATAATCGGCATGACTGAAGAAGCCGCTCGTCTGCTGAATGATTATTCATGGCCGGGCAACGTAAGGGAACTCGGGAACCTTATCGAAAGGCTCGTCGTCCTGGGAAAGGAAAAATACATATCCGCAAAGTCCCTTCCCAGCGAGATAACAAAGGATGAAAAGTCGCCTACTATCAGGGAGATACGGCGTCTCAGCCTTAAAGAGGCCACAAAAGAGTTCGAAAAGGACTTTATCAGGCAGATAATCGTCAAAGCCGGCGGCAGCAAATCCAAAGCCGCAAAAATGCTGGGGATCCACAGGAACACTCTTCTGCAGCTTGAAAAAAAACTTAATTAGGATTACAATTGTCTTGCACATAAACATGTGCACCTGCACATTTTTATATGCATTTTTTACGGGAAGCTCTGGCTGATTTTGTTCGGATTTAGAGCGGCGGGCCTGTCCGCCGAAGCCCGGAGGGCGAAGGCGGGCAAATTGCTTATTTCCTCTTATAGATATAGCGGAAGGAGGAAAAGACCATGGAAAGTAATAATCTCGACAGGACCATCGGGAAAAGACCCTCAAAAGATCTTGAAGGCGCGTTGATGTTCGGCATCAAGGACCAGGACAAAATAGAGAAGTTCGAGGGTATCCTTACTGAAGTTTTTTGTACTTCGGACAGCATCAGCGAAGCTGTAGAAAAGATGGTGACGGCTGCCCTCACCGTGGAATTCGGCGAAAGCCTGCTTAAGAAGGATGGAGCAAAGAACATGGTATCCACAATCTCAAGAAGCATCATATCCGACAGCGAACTGAGGAAACAGTCCCTGATAATCATGGACAGGTTCGCAAAGCCAACGGAACTCAACGCATGACACCGGAATTAAAACCCGTGGTCCTCGTGGTGGACGACGAGACAAGTATAAGGGAGT
It encodes the following:
- a CDS encoding response regulator, producing the protein MKAIKLLFVDDEVALVQMIKINLEAIKKYKVKTESNSQNALSAAKRFKPDFIFLDIMMPVLDGYGVLKLLKEDRETRSIPVIMLSAVTTDDAKIRSAGLFDEYYLEKPVSTETIEAVIEKIMSRKSGSANKP
- the rpoN gene encoding RNA polymerase factor sigma-54, which translates into the protein MTAGQNMFLDISLNINLMLNPRMLQMLNVLNLPYAELVEKIKTEAEENPLIEIERRDAMIEYLRYHSSTPLKETPSGLPEEGSEAGFEHYIQKGVELVPHLMSQAGLLDISEKEKEIVTELIKHLDINGYIRDWESVSPAVMSALGAAEKEIEEALGLLQGLEPDGIGARDLKECLLIQISEYDFEDETLVKLLKKAVSSHLDEIASRDLAAISKSLDITEEGALQICDFIKNNLTPYPGAAFSSSATPAIPSFSVKKEGPEIKLVNLETRYGPVIKLSPQYLKMLKDPGTDAATVSFIKEKIDKANELIEQLAKRGETLEKIAVEITEKQKDYLFGKSAHPAPLLQKSISAKFGIHPSTVSRAVSEKYIETPKGVISLKSLCPKEILGTTTNSLREKVLQLISAEDNKAPLSDSDIQRLLSARGFDIKRRTVTDYRKKLSIGTVAERKKGKP
- a CDS encoding sigma-54 dependent transcriptional regulator, which translates into the protein MNKPKILIIDDDKNLRASMKMALKDSYDVSEAESGETGLQKIVRESVDLVLLDLRLPGTNGLKVLQEIKKIDETMNVIMITADNTVKKAVDAMKHGAYDYITKPFDLEELSLLVAKALEKISIQKENLILRQSIGPLKDRMIGNSRKIKELFSLIDDIAGSSATVLIQGETGVGKELVARQIHKRSGRSAKLFITVNCSAIPDNLIESELFGHEKGSFTGAFERHLGKFEMADGGTIFLDEVATLAPNMQAKLLRVLQEKTIERVGSERPIDIDARIISATNIDLKKVVAEGKFREDLFYRLNVIPVIVPPLRERKDDIGLLAAHFIKKYAVMLNKNIIGMTEEAARLLNDYSWPGNVRELGNLIERLVVLGKEKYISAKSLPSEITKDEKSPTIREIRRLSLKEATKEFEKDFIRQIIVKAGGSKSKAAKMLGIHRNTLLQLEKKLN
- a CDS encoding ATP-binding protein, with the protein product MPTEIEINAENTAGCFQADNQYQMIQAEKMDIIGKLAGNVAHEVKNPLEIVMLGIEYLQKVMKNDGPKNLGILNKMKDAVLRVDSSVRNLLDFSRITNVDFMDCNIENIIEASLDLVSKQLSLNNIVLVKEFKCKHPVVRADENRLKQVFITLFLNSINVMSGGGTLSVRIRNSKFGDIKHETIEKAARLFDPEKTAVVCEVEDTGKGIPQDKLGRVFDPFFSNKHLDEGLSLGTAKCIVDGHGGLIGLETEEGKGTKLTIVLPAHLGSKNTV